GGGTCAGTGCATTTCAGGTGGGTCTGATGGAGTGGGCGCAAGCATGCAAAATCGTTTCGGATCGCCCCTCTCTTGTCGAACGCGCCCTGAGCAGCGCCCATGATGAACTGATTGAGCGTGGATTTCTGGCCGCCGTCAATTTTTACGGTCGTGGTCAGAAAAAAGTGATCGAGTACGTTTTTGGTAAGATTGCCGACCCGCCCGATCCGCAGTTGGTGGGTCGGCTGACCCTGATAGGGCTTACCCGTCTCCGCGCTCAGCAACTCGTACAACTGCATGGACAGGATCTGGTGGAAGATGCTCTGGACCGCTTTGCAGCGCTGATTTCCAGCGGCTACAGACCCCGTAGCAAGGCCGCGTTTTTTGTAGATTTGCTGAAGCATCCGGAAAAATATCAGGTGGCCGACGATGTTGCGCCGCTGCTTCAGGCCACCACCCCAAGCGGTGATAAGCGCAAACGCCAGGTGGAAGCTCTCCAGAAGCAGGAGGACGATGAGCAGGCCAACCTTGAAGAATCGCTGCAGAAGATGTCGCGTGAACAGCAGATCGAAGAGGTGATGCGGGTTGCTCTGGTGATGTTGCGAGGTGCCCTGAAGACGGCAGAGCTGGACGCTTTTCGTCAACTGCTGCACCACGAAGACCCTCTCGCCATGCGTCAATGGCTGCTGCGTGGCATTGCTGCGGGTCAGCGCGAAGCGATTGTGCATGATCTCAGGACGCGGCTGAACAGCAGTTGAGCTTTGCACTGGCGCATCAGTCAGCGTCCCGTCAGGCAGGCATGCCCCGTGCGGGCCTCAGGAGTGCCCTTTAAGGCTCAGCGAACAGCTTTGCTGATCCCACTATGGTCCTCTTCCTTCCAGAGCTTTTTAGGGATGTTTGGACGTGAAGTATTGAAAAGAGGAGGACGGGTACCTTTCGCGTTTTCCAGAGTAAAATATCCGTAAAATTGTACACACGTAAAATTACAAACAAATTTACAAACTCATAAAGATGCAAAATTGCTAACACGTATATCTGTACGTAAGTGATATTGTGGATCCGATGACAAGTATGCAGACAGGTCCACTGGTGATCAGTGTGGCGAGCCTCAAAGGAGGCGTCGGGAAGACCACCTCAGCCATCCAT
Above is a window of Deinococcus ruber DNA encoding:
- a CDS encoding replication initiator protein A; the encoded protein is MAARPKQVKRFDEINVSQLSLISVQERIPADFREWTVEHVDEHRRYRVVCQALPEYGVPHGTDNDISAALINLFIEQGLPDDGTVNATPYLILQAAGLDTSGRYYEALGVSLKRLVTTNFFISEGWRDHPQRRWTTASFRYIDKLVYSSASGEEQLDPTSVLTIHLPAELVRSVRAGYIKALDLAFMQSLKRPPTRALYRLLDARRYNPEDPEQRVSAFQVGLMEWAQACKIVSDRPSLVERALSSAHDELIERGFLAAVNFYGRGQKKVIEYVFGKIADPPDPQLVGRLTLIGLTRLRAQQLVQLHGQDLVEDALDRFAALISSGYRPRSKAAFFVDLLKHPEKYQVADDVAPLLQATTPSGDKRKRQVEALQKQEDDEQANLEESLQKMSREQQIEEVMRVALVMLRGALKTAELDAFRQLLHHEDPLAMRQWLLRGIAAGQREAIVHDLRTRLNSS